The proteins below come from a single Columba livia isolate bColLiv1 breed racing homer chromosome 28, bColLiv1.pat.W.v2, whole genome shotgun sequence genomic window:
- the PI4KB gene encoding phosphatidylinositol 4-kinase beta isoform X2: MRAEEKHSEAEERFWGAIGAGMSPQRAPIGPLFGMSPETAAVFEAHGPAAAMGDSVADPGSGGTSLSVIAEGVGELAVIDPEVAKKACEEVLEKVKLLHGACSDTAAEPAPRAAADLANGDVGDGCEIRCLDDPPGAASRIREEDEAAANTVKSARKRQKNNSAKQSWLLRLFESKLFDISMAISYLYNSKEPGVQAYIGNRLFCFRNEEVDFYLPQLLNMYIHMDEDVGDAIKPYIVHRCRQSINFSLQCALLLGAYSSDMHISTQRHSRGTKLRKLILSDELKPAHKKRELPSLSPAPDTGLSPSKRTHQRSKSDATVTISLSSNLKRTASNPKVESEEEPVRLAPEREFIKSLIAIGKRLATLPTKEQKTQRLISELSLLNHKLPARAWLPTAGFDHHVVRVPHTQAVVLNSKDKAPYLIYVEVLECDNFDTANVPARIPENRIRSTRSAENLPECGITHEQRTGSFSTVPNYDNDDEAWSVDDIVELQVELPEIHTNSCDNISQFSVDSITSQESREPVFIAAGDIRRRLSEQLAHTPTAFRRDPEDPSAVALKEPWQEKVRRIREGSPYGHLPSWRLLSVIVKCGDDLRQELLAFQVLKQLQSIWEQERVPLWIKPYKILVISADSGMIEPVVNAVSIHQIKKQSLLSLLDYFLQEHGNYNTESFLTAQRNFVQSCAGYCLVCYLLQVKDRHNGNILLDADGHIIHIDFGFILSSSPRNLGFETSAFKLTTEFVDVMGGLNGDMFNYYKMLMLQGLIAARKHMDKVVQIVEIMQQGSQLPCFHGSSTIRNLKERFHMNMTEEQLQLLIEQMVDGSMRSITTKLYDGFQYLTNGIM, from the exons ATGCGAGCGGAGGAGAAACACAGCGAGGCCGAGGAGCGATTTTGGGGCGCGATAGGAGCGGGGATGAGTCCTCAGCGAGCCCCGATCGGCCCCCTCTTTGGGATGTCGCCGGAGACCGCGGCTGT CTTTGAAGCACACGGACCCGCCGCTGCTATGGGCGACTCGGTGGCGGATCCGGGGAGCGGCGGGACGTCCCTCAGCGTCATCGCGGAAGGCGTCGGCGAGCTGGCCGTCATCGACCCcgaggtggccaagaaggcctgCGAGGAGGTCCTGGAGAAGGTGAAGCTGCTGCATGGCGCCTGCTCGGACACCGCGGCAGAGCCGGCGCCGCGCGCCGCGGCGGATTTGGCCAACGGAGACGTCGGGGACGGCTGCGAGATCCGGTGCTTGGACGATCCGCCCGGCGCGGCCTCCAGGATTAGGGAGGAGGACGAGGCGGCGGCCAACACGGTGAAAAGCGCCCGCAAGCGGCAGAAGAACAACTCGGCCAAGCAATCCTGGCTCCTCCGGCTCTTTGAGTCCAAACTCTTTGATATTTCCATGGCCATTTCATACCTGTACAACTCAAAGGAACCCGGCGTGCAGGCTTACATCGGGAACAGGTTGTTCTGCTTCAGGAACGAGGAGGTCGACTTCTACCTGCCGCAGCTGCTCAACATGTACATCCACATGGACGAGGACGTGGGGGACGCCATCAAACCCTACATCGTGCACCGCTGCCGGCAGAGCATCAACTTCTCATTGCAGTGCGCCCTGCTGTTGGGCGCCTACTCCTCCGACATGCACATCTCCACCCAGCGACACTCCCGCGGGACCAAGCTGCGCAAGCTCATCCTCTCGGACGAGCTGAAGCCGGCTCACAAGAAGAGGGAGCTGCCGTCGCTGAGCCCGGCGCCCGACACGGGCTTGTCCCCTTCTAAAAGGACTCACCAGAGGTCCAAATCGGACGCCACCGTCACCATCAGCCTGAGCAGCAACCTGAAGCGCACAGCCAGCAATCCCAAAGTGGAGAGCGAGGAGGAG CCCGTCAGACTCGCTCCCGAGCGGGAGTTCATCAAGTCCCTGATCGCCATCGGGAAGCGCTTGGCCACCCTGCCCACCAAAGAGCAGAAGACGCAGCGGCTCATCTCGGAGCTGTCGCTGCTCAACCACAAGCTGCCGGCGCGCGCCTGGCTCCCCACCGCCGGCTTCGACCACCACGTCGTGCGCGTGCCGCACACCCAGGCCGTCGTCCTCAACTCCAAGGACAAG GCTCCCTATTTAATCTACGTTGAAGTACTTGAATGTGACAATTTCGACACCGCGAATGTGCCCGCCCGCATCCCCGAGAACCGCATCCGCAGCACCCGCTCGGCCGAGAACCTCCCCGAGTGCGGCATCACCCACGAGCAGAGGACCGGCAGCTTCTCCACCGTCCCCAACTACGACAACGACGACGAGGCTTGGTCCGTGGACGACATCGTGGAGCTGCAGGTGGAG CTGCCGGAGATCCACACCAACAGCTGCGACAACATCTCGCAGTTCTCGGTGGACAGCATCACCAGCCAGGAGAGCCGCGAGCCCGTCTTCATCGCCGCCGGGGACATCAG GCGGCGGCTCTCGGAGCAGCTGGCGCACACCCCCACCGCCTTCCGGAGGGACCCCGAGGACCCGTCGGCCGTCGCGCTCAAGGAGCCCTGGCAGGAGAAAGTCAG GAGGATCCGTGAAGGTTCCCCCTATGGCCACCTGCCCTCCTGGCGCCTCCTCTCCGTCATCGTCAAGTGTGGGGACGACCTGCGGCAGGAGCTCTTGGCGTTCCAGGTCCTCAAGCAGCTGCAG TCCATCTGGGAACAGGAGCGCGTCCCGCTCTGGATCAAGCCATACAAAATCCTCGTCATCTCCGCCGACAGCGGCATGATTGAGCCCGTGGTGAACGCCGTGTCCATCCACCAAATCAAGAAGCAATCGCTGCTCTCGCTGCTGGACTATTTCCTGCAGGAACACGGGAATTACAACACCGAGTCCTTCCTGACGGCACAGAGGAACTTCGTGCAGAGCTGCGCCGGTTACTGCCTGGTGTGCTACCTGCTGCAGGTCAAGGACAG GCACAACGGCAACATCTTGCTGGATGCGGACGGACACATCATCCACATCGACTTCGGGTTCATCCTGTCCAGCTCCCCCAGGAATCTCGGCTTTGAGACGTCGGCCTTCAAGCTCACCACGGAATTCGTGGAT GTGATGGGCGGGCTGAACGGGGACATGTTCAACTACTACAAGATGCTGATGCTGCAGGGGCTCATCGCCGCCCGCAAGCACATGGACAAAGTGGTGCAGATTGTGGAGATCATGCAGCAAG GGTCACAGCTCCCCTGTTTCCACGGCTCGTCCACCATCCGCAACCTGAAGGAGCGTTTCCACATGAACATGAcggaggagcagctgcagctgctgatcGAGCAGATGGTGGACGGCAGCATGCGCTCCATCACCACCAAGCTCTACGACGGCTTCCAGTACCTCACCAACGGCATCATGTGA
- the PI4KB gene encoding phosphatidylinositol 4-kinase beta isoform X1, with protein sequence MRAEEKHSEAEERFWGAIGAGMSPQRAPIGPLFGMSPETAAVFEAHGPAAAMGDSVADPGSGGTSLSVIAEGVGELAVIDPEVAKKACEEVLEKVKLLHGACSDTAAEPAPRAAADLANGDVGDGCEIRCLDDPPGAASRIREEDEAAANTVKSARKRQKNNSAKQSWLLRLFESKLFDISMAISYLYNSKEPGVQAYIGNRLFCFRNEEVDFYLPQLLNMYIHMDEDVGDAIKPYIVHRCRQSINFSLQCALLLGAYSSDMHISTQRHSRGTKLRKLILSDELKPAHKKRELPSLSPAPDTGLSPSKRTHQRSKSDATVTISLSSNLKRTASNPKVESEEEELSSSSESLHKSCSPPVRLAPEREFIKSLIAIGKRLATLPTKEQKTQRLISELSLLNHKLPARAWLPTAGFDHHVVRVPHTQAVVLNSKDKAPYLIYVEVLECDNFDTANVPARIPENRIRSTRSAENLPECGITHEQRTGSFSTVPNYDNDDEAWSVDDIVELQVELPEIHTNSCDNISQFSVDSITSQESREPVFIAAGDIRRRLSEQLAHTPTAFRRDPEDPSAVALKEPWQEKVRRIREGSPYGHLPSWRLLSVIVKCGDDLRQELLAFQVLKQLQSIWEQERVPLWIKPYKILVISADSGMIEPVVNAVSIHQIKKQSLLSLLDYFLQEHGNYNTESFLTAQRNFVQSCAGYCLVCYLLQVKDRHNGNILLDADGHIIHIDFGFILSSSPRNLGFETSAFKLTTEFVDVMGGLNGDMFNYYKMLMLQGLIAARKHMDKVVQIVEIMQQGSQLPCFHGSSTIRNLKERFHMNMTEEQLQLLIEQMVDGSMRSITTKLYDGFQYLTNGIM encoded by the exons ATGCGAGCGGAGGAGAAACACAGCGAGGCCGAGGAGCGATTTTGGGGCGCGATAGGAGCGGGGATGAGTCCTCAGCGAGCCCCGATCGGCCCCCTCTTTGGGATGTCGCCGGAGACCGCGGCTGT CTTTGAAGCACACGGACCCGCCGCTGCTATGGGCGACTCGGTGGCGGATCCGGGGAGCGGCGGGACGTCCCTCAGCGTCATCGCGGAAGGCGTCGGCGAGCTGGCCGTCATCGACCCcgaggtggccaagaaggcctgCGAGGAGGTCCTGGAGAAGGTGAAGCTGCTGCATGGCGCCTGCTCGGACACCGCGGCAGAGCCGGCGCCGCGCGCCGCGGCGGATTTGGCCAACGGAGACGTCGGGGACGGCTGCGAGATCCGGTGCTTGGACGATCCGCCCGGCGCGGCCTCCAGGATTAGGGAGGAGGACGAGGCGGCGGCCAACACGGTGAAAAGCGCCCGCAAGCGGCAGAAGAACAACTCGGCCAAGCAATCCTGGCTCCTCCGGCTCTTTGAGTCCAAACTCTTTGATATTTCCATGGCCATTTCATACCTGTACAACTCAAAGGAACCCGGCGTGCAGGCTTACATCGGGAACAGGTTGTTCTGCTTCAGGAACGAGGAGGTCGACTTCTACCTGCCGCAGCTGCTCAACATGTACATCCACATGGACGAGGACGTGGGGGACGCCATCAAACCCTACATCGTGCACCGCTGCCGGCAGAGCATCAACTTCTCATTGCAGTGCGCCCTGCTGTTGGGCGCCTACTCCTCCGACATGCACATCTCCACCCAGCGACACTCCCGCGGGACCAAGCTGCGCAAGCTCATCCTCTCGGACGAGCTGAAGCCGGCTCACAAGAAGAGGGAGCTGCCGTCGCTGAGCCCGGCGCCCGACACGGGCTTGTCCCCTTCTAAAAGGACTCACCAGAGGTCCAAATCGGACGCCACCGTCACCATCAGCCTGAGCAGCAACCTGAAGCGCACAGCCAGCAATCCCAAAGTGGAGAGCGAGGAGGAG GAGCTCTCCTCCAGCTCGGAAAGTCTCCATAAGTCGTGTTCTCCC CCCGTCAGACTCGCTCCCGAGCGGGAGTTCATCAAGTCCCTGATCGCCATCGGGAAGCGCTTGGCCACCCTGCCCACCAAAGAGCAGAAGACGCAGCGGCTCATCTCGGAGCTGTCGCTGCTCAACCACAAGCTGCCGGCGCGCGCCTGGCTCCCCACCGCCGGCTTCGACCACCACGTCGTGCGCGTGCCGCACACCCAGGCCGTCGTCCTCAACTCCAAGGACAAG GCTCCCTATTTAATCTACGTTGAAGTACTTGAATGTGACAATTTCGACACCGCGAATGTGCCCGCCCGCATCCCCGAGAACCGCATCCGCAGCACCCGCTCGGCCGAGAACCTCCCCGAGTGCGGCATCACCCACGAGCAGAGGACCGGCAGCTTCTCCACCGTCCCCAACTACGACAACGACGACGAGGCTTGGTCCGTGGACGACATCGTGGAGCTGCAGGTGGAG CTGCCGGAGATCCACACCAACAGCTGCGACAACATCTCGCAGTTCTCGGTGGACAGCATCACCAGCCAGGAGAGCCGCGAGCCCGTCTTCATCGCCGCCGGGGACATCAG GCGGCGGCTCTCGGAGCAGCTGGCGCACACCCCCACCGCCTTCCGGAGGGACCCCGAGGACCCGTCGGCCGTCGCGCTCAAGGAGCCCTGGCAGGAGAAAGTCAG GAGGATCCGTGAAGGTTCCCCCTATGGCCACCTGCCCTCCTGGCGCCTCCTCTCCGTCATCGTCAAGTGTGGGGACGACCTGCGGCAGGAGCTCTTGGCGTTCCAGGTCCTCAAGCAGCTGCAG TCCATCTGGGAACAGGAGCGCGTCCCGCTCTGGATCAAGCCATACAAAATCCTCGTCATCTCCGCCGACAGCGGCATGATTGAGCCCGTGGTGAACGCCGTGTCCATCCACCAAATCAAGAAGCAATCGCTGCTCTCGCTGCTGGACTATTTCCTGCAGGAACACGGGAATTACAACACCGAGTCCTTCCTGACGGCACAGAGGAACTTCGTGCAGAGCTGCGCCGGTTACTGCCTGGTGTGCTACCTGCTGCAGGTCAAGGACAG GCACAACGGCAACATCTTGCTGGATGCGGACGGACACATCATCCACATCGACTTCGGGTTCATCCTGTCCAGCTCCCCCAGGAATCTCGGCTTTGAGACGTCGGCCTTCAAGCTCACCACGGAATTCGTGGAT GTGATGGGCGGGCTGAACGGGGACATGTTCAACTACTACAAGATGCTGATGCTGCAGGGGCTCATCGCCGCCCGCAAGCACATGGACAAAGTGGTGCAGATTGTGGAGATCATGCAGCAAG GGTCACAGCTCCCCTGTTTCCACGGCTCGTCCACCATCCGCAACCTGAAGGAGCGTTTCCACATGAACATGAcggaggagcagctgcagctgctgatcGAGCAGATGGTGGACGGCAGCATGCGCTCCATCACCACCAAGCTCTACGACGGCTTCCAGTACCTCACCAACGGCATCATGTGA
- the PI4KB gene encoding phosphatidylinositol 4-kinase beta isoform X3: protein MGDSVADPGSGGTSLSVIAEGVGELAVIDPEVAKKACEEVLEKVKLLHGACSDTAAEPAPRAAADLANGDVGDGCEIRCLDDPPGAASRIREEDEAAANTVKSARKRQKNNSAKQSWLLRLFESKLFDISMAISYLYNSKEPGVQAYIGNRLFCFRNEEVDFYLPQLLNMYIHMDEDVGDAIKPYIVHRCRQSINFSLQCALLLGAYSSDMHISTQRHSRGTKLRKLILSDELKPAHKKRELPSLSPAPDTGLSPSKRTHQRSKSDATVTISLSSNLKRTASNPKVESEEEELSSSSESLHKSCSPPVRLAPEREFIKSLIAIGKRLATLPTKEQKTQRLISELSLLNHKLPARAWLPTAGFDHHVVRVPHTQAVVLNSKDKAPYLIYVEVLECDNFDTANVPARIPENRIRSTRSAENLPECGITHEQRTGSFSTVPNYDNDDEAWSVDDIVELQVELPEIHTNSCDNISQFSVDSITSQESREPVFIAAGDIRRRLSEQLAHTPTAFRRDPEDPSAVALKEPWQEKVRRIREGSPYGHLPSWRLLSVIVKCGDDLRQELLAFQVLKQLQSIWEQERVPLWIKPYKILVISADSGMIEPVVNAVSIHQIKKQSLLSLLDYFLQEHGNYNTESFLTAQRNFVQSCAGYCLVCYLLQVKDRHNGNILLDADGHIIHIDFGFILSSSPRNLGFETSAFKLTTEFVDVMGGLNGDMFNYYKMLMLQGLIAARKHMDKVVQIVEIMQQGSQLPCFHGSSTIRNLKERFHMNMTEEQLQLLIEQMVDGSMRSITTKLYDGFQYLTNGIM, encoded by the exons ATGGGCGACTCGGTGGCGGATCCGGGGAGCGGCGGGACGTCCCTCAGCGTCATCGCGGAAGGCGTCGGCGAGCTGGCCGTCATCGACCCcgaggtggccaagaaggcctgCGAGGAGGTCCTGGAGAAGGTGAAGCTGCTGCATGGCGCCTGCTCGGACACCGCGGCAGAGCCGGCGCCGCGCGCCGCGGCGGATTTGGCCAACGGAGACGTCGGGGACGGCTGCGAGATCCGGTGCTTGGACGATCCGCCCGGCGCGGCCTCCAGGATTAGGGAGGAGGACGAGGCGGCGGCCAACACGGTGAAAAGCGCCCGCAAGCGGCAGAAGAACAACTCGGCCAAGCAATCCTGGCTCCTCCGGCTCTTTGAGTCCAAACTCTTTGATATTTCCATGGCCATTTCATACCTGTACAACTCAAAGGAACCCGGCGTGCAGGCTTACATCGGGAACAGGTTGTTCTGCTTCAGGAACGAGGAGGTCGACTTCTACCTGCCGCAGCTGCTCAACATGTACATCCACATGGACGAGGACGTGGGGGACGCCATCAAACCCTACATCGTGCACCGCTGCCGGCAGAGCATCAACTTCTCATTGCAGTGCGCCCTGCTGTTGGGCGCCTACTCCTCCGACATGCACATCTCCACCCAGCGACACTCCCGCGGGACCAAGCTGCGCAAGCTCATCCTCTCGGACGAGCTGAAGCCGGCTCACAAGAAGAGGGAGCTGCCGTCGCTGAGCCCGGCGCCCGACACGGGCTTGTCCCCTTCTAAAAGGACTCACCAGAGGTCCAAATCGGACGCCACCGTCACCATCAGCCTGAGCAGCAACCTGAAGCGCACAGCCAGCAATCCCAAAGTGGAGAGCGAGGAGGAG GAGCTCTCCTCCAGCTCGGAAAGTCTCCATAAGTCGTGTTCTCCC CCCGTCAGACTCGCTCCCGAGCGGGAGTTCATCAAGTCCCTGATCGCCATCGGGAAGCGCTTGGCCACCCTGCCCACCAAAGAGCAGAAGACGCAGCGGCTCATCTCGGAGCTGTCGCTGCTCAACCACAAGCTGCCGGCGCGCGCCTGGCTCCCCACCGCCGGCTTCGACCACCACGTCGTGCGCGTGCCGCACACCCAGGCCGTCGTCCTCAACTCCAAGGACAAG GCTCCCTATTTAATCTACGTTGAAGTACTTGAATGTGACAATTTCGACACCGCGAATGTGCCCGCCCGCATCCCCGAGAACCGCATCCGCAGCACCCGCTCGGCCGAGAACCTCCCCGAGTGCGGCATCACCCACGAGCAGAGGACCGGCAGCTTCTCCACCGTCCCCAACTACGACAACGACGACGAGGCTTGGTCCGTGGACGACATCGTGGAGCTGCAGGTGGAG CTGCCGGAGATCCACACCAACAGCTGCGACAACATCTCGCAGTTCTCGGTGGACAGCATCACCAGCCAGGAGAGCCGCGAGCCCGTCTTCATCGCCGCCGGGGACATCAG GCGGCGGCTCTCGGAGCAGCTGGCGCACACCCCCACCGCCTTCCGGAGGGACCCCGAGGACCCGTCGGCCGTCGCGCTCAAGGAGCCCTGGCAGGAGAAAGTCAG GAGGATCCGTGAAGGTTCCCCCTATGGCCACCTGCCCTCCTGGCGCCTCCTCTCCGTCATCGTCAAGTGTGGGGACGACCTGCGGCAGGAGCTCTTGGCGTTCCAGGTCCTCAAGCAGCTGCAG TCCATCTGGGAACAGGAGCGCGTCCCGCTCTGGATCAAGCCATACAAAATCCTCGTCATCTCCGCCGACAGCGGCATGATTGAGCCCGTGGTGAACGCCGTGTCCATCCACCAAATCAAGAAGCAATCGCTGCTCTCGCTGCTGGACTATTTCCTGCAGGAACACGGGAATTACAACACCGAGTCCTTCCTGACGGCACAGAGGAACTTCGTGCAGAGCTGCGCCGGTTACTGCCTGGTGTGCTACCTGCTGCAGGTCAAGGACAG GCACAACGGCAACATCTTGCTGGATGCGGACGGACACATCATCCACATCGACTTCGGGTTCATCCTGTCCAGCTCCCCCAGGAATCTCGGCTTTGAGACGTCGGCCTTCAAGCTCACCACGGAATTCGTGGAT GTGATGGGCGGGCTGAACGGGGACATGTTCAACTACTACAAGATGCTGATGCTGCAGGGGCTCATCGCCGCCCGCAAGCACATGGACAAAGTGGTGCAGATTGTGGAGATCATGCAGCAAG GGTCACAGCTCCCCTGTTTCCACGGCTCGTCCACCATCCGCAACCTGAAGGAGCGTTTCCACATGAACATGAcggaggagcagctgcagctgctgatcGAGCAGATGGTGGACGGCAGCATGCGCTCCATCACCACCAAGCTCTACGACGGCTTCCAGTACCTCACCAACGGCATCATGTGA
- the PI4KB gene encoding phosphatidylinositol 4-kinase beta isoform X4: protein MGDSVADPGSGGTSLSVIAEGVGELAVIDPEVAKKACEEVLEKVKLLHGACSDTAAEPAPRAAADLANGDVGDGCEIRCLDDPPGAASRIREEDEAAANTVKSARKRQKNNSAKQSWLLRLFESKLFDISMAISYLYNSKEPGVQAYIGNRLFCFRNEEVDFYLPQLLNMYIHMDEDVGDAIKPYIVHRCRQSINFSLQCALLLGAYSSDMHISTQRHSRGTKLRKLILSDELKPAHKKRELPSLSPAPDTGLSPSKRTHQRSKSDATVTISLSSNLKRTASNPKVESEEEPVRLAPEREFIKSLIAIGKRLATLPTKEQKTQRLISELSLLNHKLPARAWLPTAGFDHHVVRVPHTQAVVLNSKDKAPYLIYVEVLECDNFDTANVPARIPENRIRSTRSAENLPECGITHEQRTGSFSTVPNYDNDDEAWSVDDIVELQVELPEIHTNSCDNISQFSVDSITSQESREPVFIAAGDIRRRLSEQLAHTPTAFRRDPEDPSAVALKEPWQEKVRRIREGSPYGHLPSWRLLSVIVKCGDDLRQELLAFQVLKQLQSIWEQERVPLWIKPYKILVISADSGMIEPVVNAVSIHQIKKQSLLSLLDYFLQEHGNYNTESFLTAQRNFVQSCAGYCLVCYLLQVKDRHNGNILLDADGHIIHIDFGFILSSSPRNLGFETSAFKLTTEFVDVMGGLNGDMFNYYKMLMLQGLIAARKHMDKVVQIVEIMQQGSQLPCFHGSSTIRNLKERFHMNMTEEQLQLLIEQMVDGSMRSITTKLYDGFQYLTNGIM, encoded by the exons ATGGGCGACTCGGTGGCGGATCCGGGGAGCGGCGGGACGTCCCTCAGCGTCATCGCGGAAGGCGTCGGCGAGCTGGCCGTCATCGACCCcgaggtggccaagaaggcctgCGAGGAGGTCCTGGAGAAGGTGAAGCTGCTGCATGGCGCCTGCTCGGACACCGCGGCAGAGCCGGCGCCGCGCGCCGCGGCGGATTTGGCCAACGGAGACGTCGGGGACGGCTGCGAGATCCGGTGCTTGGACGATCCGCCCGGCGCGGCCTCCAGGATTAGGGAGGAGGACGAGGCGGCGGCCAACACGGTGAAAAGCGCCCGCAAGCGGCAGAAGAACAACTCGGCCAAGCAATCCTGGCTCCTCCGGCTCTTTGAGTCCAAACTCTTTGATATTTCCATGGCCATTTCATACCTGTACAACTCAAAGGAACCCGGCGTGCAGGCTTACATCGGGAACAGGTTGTTCTGCTTCAGGAACGAGGAGGTCGACTTCTACCTGCCGCAGCTGCTCAACATGTACATCCACATGGACGAGGACGTGGGGGACGCCATCAAACCCTACATCGTGCACCGCTGCCGGCAGAGCATCAACTTCTCATTGCAGTGCGCCCTGCTGTTGGGCGCCTACTCCTCCGACATGCACATCTCCACCCAGCGACACTCCCGCGGGACCAAGCTGCGCAAGCTCATCCTCTCGGACGAGCTGAAGCCGGCTCACAAGAAGAGGGAGCTGCCGTCGCTGAGCCCGGCGCCCGACACGGGCTTGTCCCCTTCTAAAAGGACTCACCAGAGGTCCAAATCGGACGCCACCGTCACCATCAGCCTGAGCAGCAACCTGAAGCGCACAGCCAGCAATCCCAAAGTGGAGAGCGAGGAGGAG CCCGTCAGACTCGCTCCCGAGCGGGAGTTCATCAAGTCCCTGATCGCCATCGGGAAGCGCTTGGCCACCCTGCCCACCAAAGAGCAGAAGACGCAGCGGCTCATCTCGGAGCTGTCGCTGCTCAACCACAAGCTGCCGGCGCGCGCCTGGCTCCCCACCGCCGGCTTCGACCACCACGTCGTGCGCGTGCCGCACACCCAGGCCGTCGTCCTCAACTCCAAGGACAAG GCTCCCTATTTAATCTACGTTGAAGTACTTGAATGTGACAATTTCGACACCGCGAATGTGCCCGCCCGCATCCCCGAGAACCGCATCCGCAGCACCCGCTCGGCCGAGAACCTCCCCGAGTGCGGCATCACCCACGAGCAGAGGACCGGCAGCTTCTCCACCGTCCCCAACTACGACAACGACGACGAGGCTTGGTCCGTGGACGACATCGTGGAGCTGCAGGTGGAG CTGCCGGAGATCCACACCAACAGCTGCGACAACATCTCGCAGTTCTCGGTGGACAGCATCACCAGCCAGGAGAGCCGCGAGCCCGTCTTCATCGCCGCCGGGGACATCAG GCGGCGGCTCTCGGAGCAGCTGGCGCACACCCCCACCGCCTTCCGGAGGGACCCCGAGGACCCGTCGGCCGTCGCGCTCAAGGAGCCCTGGCAGGAGAAAGTCAG GAGGATCCGTGAAGGTTCCCCCTATGGCCACCTGCCCTCCTGGCGCCTCCTCTCCGTCATCGTCAAGTGTGGGGACGACCTGCGGCAGGAGCTCTTGGCGTTCCAGGTCCTCAAGCAGCTGCAG TCCATCTGGGAACAGGAGCGCGTCCCGCTCTGGATCAAGCCATACAAAATCCTCGTCATCTCCGCCGACAGCGGCATGATTGAGCCCGTGGTGAACGCCGTGTCCATCCACCAAATCAAGAAGCAATCGCTGCTCTCGCTGCTGGACTATTTCCTGCAGGAACACGGGAATTACAACACCGAGTCCTTCCTGACGGCACAGAGGAACTTCGTGCAGAGCTGCGCCGGTTACTGCCTGGTGTGCTACCTGCTGCAGGTCAAGGACAG GCACAACGGCAACATCTTGCTGGATGCGGACGGACACATCATCCACATCGACTTCGGGTTCATCCTGTCCAGCTCCCCCAGGAATCTCGGCTTTGAGACGTCGGCCTTCAAGCTCACCACGGAATTCGTGGAT GTGATGGGCGGGCTGAACGGGGACATGTTCAACTACTACAAGATGCTGATGCTGCAGGGGCTCATCGCCGCCCGCAAGCACATGGACAAAGTGGTGCAGATTGTGGAGATCATGCAGCAAG GGTCACAGCTCCCCTGTTTCCACGGCTCGTCCACCATCCGCAACCTGAAGGAGCGTTTCCACATGAACATGAcggaggagcagctgcagctgctgatcGAGCAGATGGTGGACGGCAGCATGCGCTCCATCACCACCAAGCTCTACGACGGCTTCCAGTACCTCACCAACGGCATCATGTGA